The following proteins are encoded in a genomic region of Dasypus novemcinctus isolate mDasNov1 chromosome 21, mDasNov1.1.hap2, whole genome shotgun sequence:
- the LOC139437251 gene encoding sodium channel protein type 4 subunit alpha-like, translating into MARPSLPSLVPLGPECLRPFTRESLAAIEQRAVEKEAQQLRNKQMEIEEPEEKPRSDLEAGKSLPLIYGDPPPEVIGIPLEDLDPYYSDKKTFIVLNKGKSIFRFSATPALYLLSPFSIVRRGAIKVLIHSYPALVGHVWDPLPVSPSHPLPRFP; encoded by the exons ATGGCCCGCCCATCTCTGCCCTCCCTGGTGCCTCTGGGCCCCGAGTGCCTGCGCCCCTTCACCCGGGAGTCCCTGGCAGCCATAGAACAGCGGGCAGTGGAGAAGGAGGCCCAGCAGCTGCGGAACAAGCAGATGGAGATCGAGGAGCCCGAAGAGAAGCCACGCAGCGACCTGGAGGCTGGCAAGAGCCTGCCCCTCATCTACGGGGACCCCCCGCCAGAGGTCATCGGCATCCCCCTGGAGGACCTGGACCCCTACTACAGCGACAAGAAG acctTCATCGTGCTCAACAAGGGCAAGTCCATCTTCCGCTTCTCCGCCACGCCCGCGCTCTACCTGCTGAGCCCCTTCAGCATCGTCAGGCGTGGCGCCATCAAGGTGCTCATCCACTCATATCCTGCCCTAGTGGGGCACGTGTGGG ACCCTCTGCctgtctccccttcccacccgcTCCCTCGCTTTCCTTGA